The proteins below are encoded in one region of Bombus terrestris chromosome 7, iyBomTerr1.2, whole genome shotgun sequence:
- the LOC100646539 gene encoding neurogenic differentiation factor 1 isoform X1, with translation MYSHWVPLYASFEHVLGREQECFCECRQQNRCGLRSMTAQKRKEKKKQRGVQSVTFLRIMRSLERLSGSDQDCDQEMYIDLDDASVDSLTGKRSRHHVVGAEVGEESDSSGSERSPKQAKRRNRGGPPTTRRRKSGISARERNLRRLESNERERMRMHSLNDAFEQLREVIPHVKMERKLSKIETLTLAKNYIMALTNVICEMRGEEQPYTFVDGECGSSSGDSTGQLELSGGEQPEEASPASMHETNNNSLLHEDLERRIP, from the exons ATGTATTCGCATTGGGTGCCATTATACGCGAGCTTCGAGCATGTACTCGGCCGTGAGCAAGAATGCTTCTGTGAATGTCGTCAACAGAACCGCTGCGGTCTGAGGTCGATGACGgcgcaaaaaagaaaagaaaaaaaaaaacagagg GGGGTCCAAAGCGTAACTTTCCTCAGGATAATGCGAAGCCTGGAGAGGTTATCGGGTAGCGATCAAGACTGCGATCAGGAGATGTATATCGACCTAGACGACGCTTCCGTCGATTCGCTTACCGGAAAACgaagtcgccaccatgtcgtTGGCGCGGAG GTGGGTGAGGAGAGTGACAGTAGTGGCAGCGAGAGGAGCCCGAAACAAGCGAAGAGAAGAAATCGCGGAGGACCACCGACGACGAGAAGACGAAAAAGTGGAATTTCTGCGCGGGAAAGGAACCTGAGGAGGCTCGAGAgcaacgagagagaaagaatgagAATGCATTCCCTAAATGACGCTTTCGAG CAACTACGCGAAGTGATACCACACGTAAAAATGGAAAGGAAACTCAGCAAAATAGAGACGCTTACGTTGGCCAAGAATTACATAATGGCCCTGACAAACGTCATATGCGAAATGCGTGGCGAGGAGCAACCGTATAC ATTCGTCGATGGCGAGTGTGGCTCTAGCAGCGGCGACAGCACAGGCCAATTAGAATTAAGTGGCGGTGAACAACCGGAAGAAGCATCTCCAGCATCGATGCACGAAACTAACAACAATAGCCTACTTCATGAAGATTTAGAGCGCAGGATACCGTAG
- the LOC100646539 gene encoding class A basic helix-loop-helix protein 15 isoform X2 → MRSLERLSGSDQDCDQEMYIDLDDASVDSLTGKRSRHHVVGAEVGEESDSSGSERSPKQAKRRNRGGPPTTRRRKSGISARERNLRRLESNERERMRMHSLNDAFEQLREVIPHVKMERKLSKIETLTLAKNYIMALTNVICEMRGEEQPYTFVDGECGSSSGDSTGQLELSGGEQPEEASPASMHETNNNSLLHEDLERRIP, encoded by the exons ATGCGAAGCCTGGAGAGGTTATCGGGTAGCGATCAAGACTGCGATCAGGAGATGTATATCGACCTAGACGACGCTTCCGTCGATTCGCTTACCGGAAAACgaagtcgccaccatgtcgtTGGCGCGGAG GTGGGTGAGGAGAGTGACAGTAGTGGCAGCGAGAGGAGCCCGAAACAAGCGAAGAGAAGAAATCGCGGAGGACCACCGACGACGAGAAGACGAAAAAGTGGAATTTCTGCGCGGGAAAGGAACCTGAGGAGGCTCGAGAgcaacgagagagaaagaatgagAATGCATTCCCTAAATGACGCTTTCGAG CAACTACGCGAAGTGATACCACACGTAAAAATGGAAAGGAAACTCAGCAAAATAGAGACGCTTACGTTGGCCAAGAATTACATAATGGCCCTGACAAACGTCATATGCGAAATGCGTGGCGAGGAGCAACCGTATAC ATTCGTCGATGGCGAGTGTGGCTCTAGCAGCGGCGACAGCACAGGCCAATTAGAATTAAGTGGCGGTGAACAACCGGAAGAAGCATCTCCAGCATCGATGCACGAAACTAACAACAATAGCCTACTTCATGAAGATTTAGAGCGCAGGATACCGTAG
- the LOC100646784 gene encoding leucine-rich repeat protein SHOC-2 codes for MDLLKDSAAANETSDDELKTSSAQGTNKEIKNMTGKEIIENISLAQNNLDSLPNGFIEYISKLVDLDLSNSCLRSLPKSFNMLKGLVSLNLNNNQFSSIPNVICELYNLEKLWASGNKIKYLPYNLGNLSKLETLSLNANQLKDLPNSYAKLNQLKVCRLSTNKFKKIPNCVARGMESLQILEFSQNNHVNLDVYPKSTNLTTFYAEENDICPSFPNWILSSSYKKLETVSLNKTRFETFHQPTRTSICYVKKLFMKQCDLNNKNIEFIITGMIDLEELVLGNKKVLYQNYFQIMPINKKERPCSLKELDIQNTGLPQVPKTIQKFVNLINLNLSCNNIFFLPKEICTLRNLITLIIDNNHLTTLPKNFGKLTSLKELKLCHNKLVKLPLNMKSLHNLEYIDLYDNEFEIIPIVVLFFRNLKGLDLEQNYFPTERIQSRFPRYKKMKAVLRNYWMESILGSRSLTGHKVKIFMHNSNILSLPSSSDSDSENSWFSIDDIYNKRWDTSEDSADEFDPHECKKPKQRYYPPFTFYQPYQEIYRPADFHESRVQTRVTKMLESGAIAKQSSYEEGQFEDA; via the exons ATGGATTTGTTAAAAGACAGTGCTGCAGCAAATGAAACATCTGACGATGAATTAAAAACATCATCGGCTCAAGGAACTAATAAAGAAATCAAAAATATGACaggaaaagaaattattgaaaatatatctttAGCACAAAACAACTTAGACAGTCTTCCTAATGGATTTATTGAGTACATATCAAAACTTGTTGATCTAGATTTGAGCAATAGTTGCCTTCGTTCTTTACCAAAATCTTTTAACATGTTAAAGGGACTGgtatctttaaatttaaataataatcaattttCATCAATCCCAAATGTAATTTGTGAATTATATAATCTTGAGAAATTATGGGCTTCtggaaataaaatcaaatatcttCCATATAATTTaggaaatttatcaaaattagaGACTTTGTCTTTAAATGCAAATCAATTAAAGGATCTTCCAAATTCATATGcaaaattaaatcaattaaaagtTTGTCGTCTCAGCaccaataaatttaaaaagattcCAAATTGTGTAGCCAGAGGAATGGAAAGTTTGCAAATCCTTGAGTTCTCACAAAATAATCATGTAAACTTAGATGTCTATCCCAAGAGTACTAATTTAACCACATTTTACGCAGAAGAAAATGATATCTGTCCATCATTTCCAAACTGGATATTGAGCTCCAGCTACAAGAAGCTTGAAACAGTGTCACTGAATAAAACAAGGTTTGAAACGTTCCATCAGCCAACAAGGACATCCATATGctatgttaaaaaattatttatgaaacagTGCGATCTCAATAACAAGAATATTGAATTCATAATCACTGGAATGATAGATCTTGAAGAGTTAGTACTTGGAAATAAAAAGGTGCTTTACCAAAATTATTTCCAAATTATGCccattaataaaaaagaaagaccaTGTAGTCTTAAAGAACTTGACATACAGAACACAGGGCTTCCACAAGTACccaaaacaatacaaaaatttgttaatctAATTAACTTAAACTTAAgctgtaataatattttcttcttacctAAAGAAATTTGCACTTTGAGGAATTTGATTACATTAATAATAGACAACAACCACTTGACAACTCTTCCTaagaattttggaaaattaacaTCCTTAAAAGAGTTAAAACTATGTCACAATAAATTGGTTAAATTACCTTTGAATATGAAATCATTGCACAATCTGGAATATATAGATCTGTACGATAATGAATTTGAAATAATACCAATAGTAGTACTGttctttcgaaatttgaaaGGATTGGACCTAGAACAAAATTACTTCCCAACTGAACGTATA CAAAGTAGGTTTCCTCGTTACAAAAAGATGAAAGCAGTTTTAAGAAATTATTGGATGGAGTCCATACTTGGTAGTAGATCCCTCACCGGACACAAAGTGAAGATATTTATGCATAATTCAAATATCTTGTCATTGCCGAGCTCTTCTGATAGTGATTCAGAGAATTCTTGGTTCTC aatagacgatatatataataaacgtTGGGATACTTCAGAAGATTCGGCCGACGAATTTGATCCCCACg AATGTAAAAAACCAAAGCAACGATATTATCCCCCGTTTACGTTTTATCAACCATATCAAGAAATATATCGTCCTGCAGACTTTCACGAAAGCAGAGTTCAGACACGAGTTACAAAGATGTTAGAAAGTGGAGCTATAGCTAAACAATCAAGCTATGAGGAAGGTCAATTCGAAGATGCTTGA
- the LOC100642208 gene encoding uncharacterized protein LOC100642208, which translates to MKLVCSIYILIVVLAENKTILFYKDKFLVRCIANIKENELVYLSQKLNPLECLQLIQAIYEITPVRAERNVRKHEIQREDLSRVPITSKECLLDLEQWGNVFPTNMIPNGRAAMEMTLRWLGRPDLAKYVRENPRMIKSLNTGDYDTADTLGFLGHRLSRRHTSETDKNLHNYAKRKKKKKRKKKKKRVRHAHKECDRNMQNKRVQKGMVAAAHTLVIFISFSEENHKLKKKENHRSKKTNSIAHTSVWCLLLFILFFIIICLVAVYIYYKRNVPKARGTRFKYVWDENKKDKDTFTDCLEWNDEDVCACSDIEEACTGKCEICDRNYQTQYVADHRICTDDSIKSVSCVHEPKKEEKKRQRFSFFQRSCQKKEKDQENRDRKKILENVAAKKCEKIPQIVQKDQCKCCRCTLNSKDRILREKREIRKWKARRKKEEKRRKKEESKRAKQLANVCFKETCK; encoded by the exons ATGAAACTTGTATGCTCGATTTACATTTTGATTGTGGTTTTAGCGGAGAATAAG acaatattattttacaaggaCAAATTTTTGGTTCGATGTATCGCCAATATAAAAGAAAACGAGCTCGTCTACCTGTCACAGAAATTAAATCCCTTAGAATGTTTACAACTTATACAAGCTATATACGAAATAACTCCAGTAAGAGCGGAACGTAACGTGAGAAAGCACGAGATTCAACGAGAAGACTTAAGTCGTGTGCCAATTACGTCGAAGGAATGTCTTCTTGATCTTGAACAATGGGGCAATGTTTTTCCAA CAAATATGATACCTAATGGACGGGCAGCAATGGAAATGACGTTAAGATGGTTAGGGCGACCCGATCTGGCAAAGTATGTGAGAGAAAATCCCAGAATGATTAAATCCCTTAACACAGGGGATTACGATACAGCAGATACGTTAGGATTTCTAGGACACAGATTGTCGAGAAGGCATACTTCAGAAACGGACAAAAATTTACACAATTAtgcaaagaggaagaaaaagaaaaagagaaagaaaaagaaaaaacgtgtGCGTCATGCACATAAAGAATGCGAtcgaaatatgcaaaataaaagagTTCAAAAGGGAATGGTAGCAGCAGCACATACT cttgtaattttcatttcttttagcGAGGAGAaccataaattaaaaaagaaagaaaatcatcGCTCAAAGAAGACTAACTCCATCGCGCACACATCGGTCTGGTGTTTACTTTTGTTCATTCTATTCTTTATTATCATTTGCCTTGTCGCTGTCTACATCTATTACAAGCGAAATGTTCCGAAGGCACGCGGTACGCGATTCAA GTACGTCTGGGACGAAAATAAGAAGGATAAGGATACCTTCACTGATTGCTTGGAATGGAACGACGAAGACGTATGTGCTTGTTCGGATATTGAGGAAGCTTGCACGGGAAAATGTGAAATATGTGATCGAAATTATCAAACACAGTATGTAGCGGATCATCGAATTTGTACTGACGATTCTATCAAAAGTGTGAGTTGTGTGCATGAaccgaagaaggaagaaaagaaaagacaacGGTTCAGCTTCTTTCAGAGAAGCTGtcagaaaaaggaaaaggatcaGGAAAATCGGGATAGGAA GAAAATTTTGGAGAACGTAGCCGCGAAGAAATGTGAAAAAATACCGCAAATTGTTCAAAAGGATCAATGTAAATGCTGTAGATGTACCTTGAATTCTAAAG ACAGAATATTACGTGAGAAGAGAGAAATACGCAAGTGGAAAGCaaggagaaagaaggaagaaaagagaaggaagaaagaagaatcaaAGAGAGCAAAACAACTCGCAAATGTATGTTTCAAAGAGACATGTAAATAA